The nucleotide window TTTTAGACAATAATGTCAAGTTTATTTGTGTCTCCAGTATTTGAGATCATTCTGGCATATATGGAGATGGGTGATTGGCAAGAGGCCTTCTTCACAGTCCTGCCTCAGAGGAAAGGGGCGGTTCCTGTTGACCAGAATGGACAAGCAGTGGAAGACAAGGAGGACGAGGAttcagacagagagtcagacgGGACCAACACTGTCAAAGATAATACATCAAGCATGCCGGACCAACAAGAAGAAGCAAATGAACAAATAGAAGCATAGTCAATTGAGGCTTTTAAAGAGTGGCTTTTTTTAGGCTACAGTGCTTTAAGAATCCATTAAGatttaaaatattttgtttcTGCTTACTGACTTTTTGAGTttaaaaattgtattttgtgCTTGTTTTCCATGGCCCATATGTGTTTCTTTTAAGGTCTTGAAGTGCTTGTAGATGGGACACACTAGATTTTCAGCATTTGGCTTGATGTGCCAATCATCTAGAACGATGTtaactaataataatatatctTTTAATTCATGTTCAGTTCACTAATGGTAGTGATTTGGTGCCAAATCCGTCCAGTCGTTCAAAAACATCACATAAACAGCATGTTATAAAGTTTGTTAATTGTTACAATGACATTTTCTGTAATACTTAATAGATCAAAGAGATTATGAATATAACTTTTTGGGAAAGGAAggcatgtacagtaccagttaaAGGTTTGGACACATTGTCCCATTGggttgtgtccaaacttttgactggtgctGTACATTGATTGACAGTTTACCTCATTAGCTTAAGGACAAGGAAATACAGAaagaaataaatacagaaataaatgaggaaagaaataaatgaatataaaaataaatacttaaaaaaatacataattaatatattttcatacatttttatttatttattgatacatttatttattcatttatttttaattatggcaggtttggtcctccataggcttcaacagggaaatgcactgtgacgctaagggaatgtatgagaaggaaatcagtcagtcgacctgctaatatatgttgctgattctgaacgaactcgtcgtcgatatgaacgtgttctaacgcatttaaaatgttaacagtagtaaatatttgaccataaattttttgacattttaggggaagctgagcttcccttgcagtcttaaagaaattgcCACTGGTTCTTACATATAACTATTCTTATTCACATAGACGATTAATCTTACTTACATATACTatcattctgtttcacacatactatttgtctctcttACATATTGTCcatatgatggtgcatataagagggtattttagtgtgtgtaagagagaatagcAATCTGTGGAAGAGAGTATGAAGTAAATAAAGGAAAGTTTGGCTGTGcatgtaagagagtatgccggtatatatgtgagagtataatggtatatacagtaccagtcaaaggttTGGACACAACCCAATGGGAAAACGTGTCCAaacctttgactggtactgtatatcaaATGTAAACGTGTCAAATTGATCAGAGTAGGTAGTGGAAACCGGAGAGGGGAAATTGTTGGCAAGATTAAGGTTGGCACACTGTAATAATCTGAACAATGTAAGTGGTAGAGAAACACCAGACATGCTTGTGTTGTGAGGGATGTCAGTAAGAGGAGTTAGTGGATCACGTGGGCTTGAGTTGTGGGGGTAATGGGACACAGAAAGATGCTGAGGAAAGTAGGGGTGCGTGATTTCACATTTAATTGATTACTGCGCATTGGTGAGAGAGCACAGGTTTAGGGCAATTCATTTTCTTAAGGGATAGGCTACAGGGACTTAACAAGATTTGATAGTGTAACAGAGATGGAGTGCTGGGTGGCTGATATCAATGAGAAAGGATTTTATAGTAGGACTATGTTGTAAGCGTGGAGGATAATATGTATTTtagggtgtgtgtaagtgttttgGAGGGGATTCGATTGAAAGTCCATTATCATTCTCTGATTCACTGTTCACACTCGCGGAAGGATGCGGTAATGCACCTAATGCACCAATAAACTGGATGCCGAACCACCGTAAAACCAGAACAACGAAACGTGTTACGTAGCACTGAGCGACGGAAACATGTAAACAGACTACAGCGTGATGTGATGGTGAAGCGTCAATATGTCTGTGGACGAATTTTGCCGTTTTTGCCATAAAAATTTGAAAATAAAAGGTGTTTTTAGTCAGTCAacaaaaatatttgaaaaaacaTCAAATGCCAAAACCGTTTTTGATCGACTAATTGATCTAGGATTGACTTTGAAAAGAAGTCCCGAAAAATCTATACGAACTTGTCGAAGGTGTACCAGCATACTTTCAAGAATCGAACGGGATTTAACCGTTTTCAGAAAAtgggaagaggaagaaaaacaaTCCGATTCGAGTGAACAGGAAGAAAAACAATCCGATTCGACTGAACAAGCGTCGGCACCAAAAGCAGCAGATCAAAGTAATTGGGACCCTCCTGCTTCAAAGATGCCAAAGAGGGTTCTTCATAAATTTTGGCCCAATCCGCCAGATCCAAGTCAAACCAGAATATCCATGTCTGCACGGCGAAGTATTACAGAGGTGAGCATATTGTAAAGTTGAATTAAGCTGTCAAACTCCTGCTCCTTAAATATAACATATTTCGACATTGAGAATAACATGGACTCGATTGCCAACTGTCTTAATAGCATCCATTCTGTAGGCTACCACTGCCAGGCAGTCGAAAGTTAATTTGGTAGCCTATTAAAATATGGCCTGAGCAAATAGTACAGTAGCCTTCCTTGCTGTGACCTCACATGCCTGAgcagtttttttttgcagtgatACTTCTTTGCCGTGTTTTTTATGGCGATTGGTAGGGTAGATACGGGAGAAAGCGAGGATGATGGTACACGCAAACCATCCCTCTTTCATGCACTGGAAGAGAAGGATAAATCTGATTTTGCAATAGCAACTGGTGTTGTAGCCATGTTCTACCttatttgattggctgtttgtTTGCACGTGAAAGGCAAGAATCCCCGCGAAACATTCATTAGTTTTTTGGACCTTGAAGCACCAGTTTTTTGACCAATACTATTCTGTTAAAAATACTATCCTGACAATGTTATATTTTTTATTCTAATCTAAGTAAACAAACAATAGTATACACTCTTTGGATTATggacttttattttttacacgATGAAACACATATTGATGAAACCTTTCCTTTATGTTTCAGGTCATCACCCATTACCCATCAGGCCAAACGGTCTGCAATGTCTGCCATCCAGATGATGCTGGGATTGTGAACAACATCAGCAAGAAGAACTGGAAAACAGCTGCTCGCTTGATAATAAAACACAAGGACCTTGTGGAAGATATCAAAGTTAAAATTCTTGAGCTAGTTCAGCATGAATGCAAAACCCTCTGCAACCCTAGCCAGGGTTTCATTCTGTGGAGGTCATCACCTGAGGATCTGAAGTCTTTTTCATTTTCCAGTTTAGAGTCAGATCTCAAGCGTCTTTCGCCATTCCTGTTATCCATCTTTTCAACTGCCACCAACCATTCTCTTCCTTCCACTTGTGCTGCGGCTGCTATCGCTTTGAGAGGAAGAGAACCTCGCATGTCTGCCTTTTCTTATTACCTAAATAGCATACTACTGCATGGCGGGGCAAGGAAGGCCGTTTTTAAGAAGCTGAGCAAAATGGCCATTACAACCACTCACTGTAATGCAGTAGGGAAGCTGAAGGAGTTTCCACACACTTGTGGGGAGGGTCTTCAGCTGTTGGAGGTGCAGAAAGAGGTGCTCCCGACCTCAGGAGCAGATGGGCTCACTGATTCTGCTGGCCAAGATGAGGAGGGCATTGACCTCGGGGGTGCGattggcacacacagacagagggattCTCAACTAAAACATGACCTTGTAAACTCATCTGGTTCCAAGGCTGGGTAAGCCAGATAgcaagtaagaaatgtattgAATGTCGTTAGACTAATCCTACATCGAAAGTATCAGTGAGAAGTAGTTATTTAGCCGGCAGCGACTTCAGACATTTTGGAAGGTGTCACAATGTACCATGATAGGAAAAATAATCCATGTATTATGTTTTAATTGTGTTCTTTTTCACAGGCAGATGTGCGAGGAAAAGAGACAAAAGAGGCGACAGGAGCAATCAActcaagaggaagagggagctgAATGGGTGAGCCGCAAGCGTCTACGCAGTGAGGTGCAGCCCAGTCCTCTGAGACTAGTGGTGGACTGCAGCTTTGACAGCCTCATGATGTTCAAGGTAAAACATGAATCTAGAGAGATGGGACCGTTCTTTCTTCGTAAATCATAGAAATGTTGTATTGAATCACTCCCCCCCCATGTGAAGGACGTGAGGAAGCTCCACAAGCAAATCCAGAGGTGCTATGCAGAGAATCGACGCACTTTACACCCTGTACAGTTTTATTTAACCAGTCTCGGTGGACAGTTAAAACAAAACATGGATGAAACTGACAAAGGATGGGTGAATTGGAAGGCAAGTGTCGTCGTTGttgtcccccacacacacacacacacacacttttgattCCCTCATCAACTCGGTCCACACGTGCACATTTAAATCATACtgaaatttgtgtgtgtgtattccccgGACAGGATATAACTATCAAAACGGAGCACTACCATGAAGTCATACCCAGAGAGGAGCTAGTGTACCTCACCTCTGACTCCCCAAATGTGCTGACTGAACTGGACGACACCAAAGCCTATGTCATCGGAGGCCTGGGcgaccacaaccaccacaagGTCAGATTTACTTAATGTGCGCCATGCCCAACACCCGCCCCAAGTATTCAAATCTACAATCAATTTGTAGAATTTCTTCACTGACAATACAGACCTGACTGTTTTGTTTTGGATGACTGGGTGAAAGGGGATCTCCTTAGAGAGAGCCAAGGAGCTGGGGATTCAGCATGCACAGCTCCCTCTAGAAAGCTTCGTCAAGATGAACAGCCGGAAAGTGCTCGCAGTCAATCACGGTAAGGAAGTCCTCCTATGGAAGTTTCTACAAACAGAATGGGAAGGCACATTACTGCAGAGGGCTTCAGGCAGGTTACCTGTGCACAACCAATGCAGGGACCCATACCTTCCTCACCTTCAGGTAGCTGAGTCACTTTTAGACAATAATGTCAAGTTTATTTGTGTCTCCAGTATTTGAGATCATTCTGTCGTATATGGAGATGGGTGATTGGCAAGAGGCCTTCTTCACAGTCCTGCCTCAGAGGAAAGGGGCGGTTCCTGTTGACCAGAATGGACAAGCAGTGGAAGACAAGGAGGACGAGGAttcagacagagagtcagacgGGACCAACACTGTCAAAGATAATACATCAAGCATGCCGGACCAACAAGAAGGAGCAAATGAACAAATAGAAGCATAGTCAATTGAGGCTTCTAAATAGTGGCATTTTGCAGAGACTACAGTGCTCTAAGAATCCATTAAGatttaaaatattttgtttcTGCCTACTGATGTTGTTGTAATTGAAATTTTTCCCATTTGAGTtaaaaaattgtattttgtgcttgttttccatgcatttacatttattcatttagcagatgcttttatccaaagcaacttccaaaagagagctttacaaaagtgcataggtcactgatcataacgagatagcctcaaacattgcaggtaaccaaaacatgaaacatacgttgtgaaaaaccaaataagtgccaaaggccagaaccacaagagcatgtagttaaacaagttacaattaaacaaaatgAACCTCAAAGTGCAAgaggtgtacctgtagaaaagcaagcaacagtaatatatttcacagtgagtacaataattttttatcagttacaactaaccagcaagagcaacaagtctcaataagtcatttgtgatcctggaggaaactaacatcaggtccagcaaaccatCCCCTAAGTAtcgttgtactcccagaacaagtgcgtcttgagacttttcttgaaggtggggagacagtcagtgtctctgatagaggtggggagttgattccaccattggggggccagacaggagaagagcttgtgttgggaccaccagacggttgtcagaagaagactgtaggtggcgggtgggggtgtaaggctggaggagagacttgatgtagtcgggtgcagtcccgttcaccgctcggaaggtcagtaccagagtcttgaatctgatgcagGCCGttatgggaagccagtggaggaagATGGCCCATATGTGTTTCTTTTAAGGTCTTGAAGTGCTTGTAGATGGGTCACACTAGATTTTCAGCATTTGGCTTGATGTGCCAATCATCTAGAACGATGTtaactaataataatatattttttaattcatGTTCAGTTCACTAATGGTAGTGATTTGGTGCCAAATACATGTAGCCATAGTCATTAAAAAACATCACATAAACAGCATGTTATAAAGTTTGTTAATTGTTACGATTACATTTTCTGTGATACTTAATAGATCAAATAGATTATGACTAGAACTATTTGGGAAAGGAAGGCATGTATATCAAATTTAAAAGTGTCAAATTGATCAGGGTAGGTAGTGGAAACCGGAGAGGGGAAATTGTTGGCAAGATTAAGGTTGGCACACTGtaataatcaaaacaatgtaagtgGTAGAGAAACACCAGACATGCTTGTGAGGGATGTCAGTAAGAGGAGTTAGTGGATCATGTGGGCTTGAGTTGTGGGGGTAATGGGACACAGAAAGATTCTGAGGAAAGTAAGGGTGCGTGATTTCACATTTAAATGATTACTTCGCATTGGTGAGAGAGCACAAGGCTAAGGGAAATTAATTTTCCTTAATTCCAGATGCATGTCATAGTGACTGGGCATGGCCCAGTCCTCAGACAGGGACATCTTAccccagtcctccccagcaGGGCCCTTGCCCCAGTTAAGGGATAGGCTACAGGGGCTTAACAAGATTTGATAGTGAAGCTGAGATGGAGTGCTGGGTGGCTGATATCAATGAATAAGGATTTTATAATAGGACTATGTTGTAAGCGTGGAGGATAATATGTATTTTAGGGCGTGTGTAAGTGTTTTGGGGGGGATTCGATTGAAAGTCCATTCTCTGATTCACTGTTCATACTCGCGGAAAGATGCGGTAATGCACCAATAAACTGGATGCCAACCGCCGTAAAACTAGAACAACGAAACGTGTTACGTAGCACTGAGCGACGGAAACATGTAAACAGACTACAGCGTGATGTGATGGTGAAGCGTCAATATGTCTGTGGACGAATTTTGCCGTTTTTGCCATaagaatttgaaaataaaaGGTGTGTTTAGTCAGTCAacaaaaatatttgaaaaaacaTCAAATGTCAAAACCGTTTTTGATCGACTAATTGATCTAGGATTGACTTTGAAAAGAAGTCCCGAAAAATCTATACGAACTTGCCGAAGGTGTACCAGCATACTTTCAAGAATCGAACGGGATTTACCCGTTTTCAGAAAAtgggaagaggaagaaaaacaaTCCGATTCGAGTGAACAAGAGTCTGCAGCAAAAGCAGCAGATCAAAGTAATTGGGACCCTCCTGCTTCAAAGATGCCGAGGAGGGTTCTTCATAAATTTTGGCCCAATCCGCCAGATCCAAGTCAGACCAGAATATCCATGTCTGCACGGCGAAGTATTACAGAGGTGAGCATATTGTAAAGTTAAGCTGTCAAACTCCTGCTCCTTAAATATAACATTTTTACATTGAGAATAACATGACTCGGTGGCCAACTGTCTTAATAGCATCCATTCTGTAGGCTACCACTTCCAGGCAGTCTAAAGTTAATTTGGTAGCCTATTAAAATATGGCCTGAGCAAATAGTACAGTAGCCTTCCTTGCTGTGACCTCACATGCCTGagcagagttttttttttgcagtgatACTTCTTTGACGTGTTTTTTATGGCGATTGGTAGGTTAGCTATACGGTTGAAGGCGAGGATGATGGTACGCGCAAACCATCCCTCTTTCATGCACTGGAAGAGTAGGATATATCTGATCTTGCAATAGCAACTGGGTATCTTAACAAATCAAATTCAGCACACTTTATTTAACAGTCAGTGTATTTGATCACAATGGCAATGTCTAGTCCAACACAATCCTTCACATATTGACGAGACCTTTCCTTTACCTTTTCAGGTCATCACCCATTACCCATCAAGCAAAACGGTCTGCAATGTCTGCCATCCAGATGATGCTGGGATTGTGAACAACATCAGCAAGAAGAACTGGAAAACAGCTGCTGGCTTGATAATGAGACACAAGGACCTTGTGGAAGAAATCAAAGTTAAAATTCTTGAGCTAGTTCAGCATGAATGCAAAACCCTCTGCAACCCTAGCCATGGTTTCATTCTGTGGAGGTCATCACCTGAGGATCTGAAGTCTTTTTCATTTTCCAGTTTAGAGTCAGATCTCAAGCGTCTTTCGCCATTCCTGTTATCCATCTTTTCAACTGCCACCAACCATTCTCTTCCTTCCACTTGTGCTGCGGCTGCTATCGCTTTGAGAGGAAGAGAACCTCGCATGTCTGCCTTTTCTTATTACCTAAATAGCATACTACTGCATGGCGGGGCAAGGAAGGCCGTTTTTAAGAAGCTGAGCAAAATGGCCATTACAACCACTCACTGTCATGCAATAGGGAAGCTGAAGGAGTTTCCACACACTTGTGGGGAGGGTCTTCAGCTGTTGGAGGTGCAGAAAGAGGTGCTCCCGACCTCAGGAGCAGATGGGCTCACTGATTCTGCTGGCCAAGATGAGGAGGGCATTGACCTTGGGGGTGCGattggcacacacagacagagggattCTCAACTAAAACATGACCTTGTAAACTCATCTGGTTCCCAGGCTGGGTAAGCCAGATAGCAAGTAAGCAAtgtattgtaaaaaaaagtatCAGTGGGAAGTAGTTATTTAGCCGGCAGCGACTTCAGACATTTTGGAAGGTGTCAATGTACCATGATAGGAAAAATAATCCATGTATTATGTTTTAATTGTGTTCTTTTTCACAGGCAGATGTGCAAGGAAAAGAGACAAAAGAGGCGACAGGAGCAATCAActcaagaggaagagggagctgAATGGGTGAGCCGCAAGCGTCTACGCAGTGAGGTGCAGCCCAGTCCTCTGAGACTAGTGGTGGACTGCAGCTTTGACAGCCTCATGATGTTTAAGGTAAAACATGAATCTAGAGAGATGGGACCGTTCTTTCTTCGTAAATCATAGAAATGTTGTATTGAATCACTCCCCCCCCATGTGAAGGACGTGAGGAAGCTCCACGAGCAAATCAAGAGATGCTATGCAGAGAATCAACGAACTTTACACCCTGTACAGTTTTATTTAACTAGTCTCGGTGGACAGTTAAAACAAAACATGGATGAAACTGACAAAGGATGGGTGAATTGGAAGGCAAGTGTcgtcgccccccatcccccacacacactcttgattTCCTCATCAACTTGGTCCACATATGCACATTtaagtacatttgtgtgtgtgttttccttg belongs to Osmerus mordax isolate fOsmMor3 chromosome 23, fOsmMor3.pri, whole genome shotgun sequence and includes:
- the LOC136967630 gene encoding uncharacterized protein isoform X1 produces the protein MSVDEFCRFCHKNLKIKGVFSQSTKIFEKTSNAKTVFDRLIDLGLTLKRSPEKSIRTCRRCTSILSRIERDLTVFRKWEEEEKQSDSSEQEEKQSDSTEQASAPKAADQSNWDPPASKMPKRVLHKFWPNPPDPSQTRISMSARRSITEVITHYPSGQTVCNVCHPDDAGIVNNISKKNWKTAARLIIKHKDLVEDIKVKILELVQHECKTLCNPSQGFILWRSSPEDLKSFSFSSLESDLKRLSPFLLSIFSTATNHSLPSTCAAAAIALRGREPRMSAFSYYLNSILLHGGARKAVFKKLSKMAITTTHCNAVGKLKEFPHTCGEGLQLLEVQKEVLPTSGADGLTDSAGQDEEGIDLGGAIGTHRQRDSQLKHDLVNSSGSKAGQMCEEKRQKRRQEQSTQEEEGAEWVSRKRLRSEVQPSPLRLVVDCSFDSLMMFKDVRKLHKQIQRCYAENRRTLHPVQFYLTSLGGQLKQNMDETDKGWVNWKDITIKTEHYHEVIPREELVYLTSDSPNVLTELDDTKAYVIGGLGDHNHHKGISLERAKELGIQHAQLPLESFVKMNSRKVLAVNHVFEIILSYMEMGDWQEAFFTVLPQRKGAVPVDQNGQAVEDKEDEDSDRESDGTNTVKDNTSSMPDQQEGANEQIEA
- the LOC136967630 gene encoding tRNA methyltransferase 10 homolog A-like isoform X2 — its product is MCEEKRQKRRQEQSTQEEEGAEWVSRKRLRSEVQPSPLRLVVDCSFDSLMMFKDVRKLHKQIQRCYAENRRTLHPVQFYLTSLGGQLKQNMDETDKGWVNWKDITIKTEHYHEVIPREELVYLTSDSPNVLTELDDTKAYVIGGLGDHNHHKGISLERAKELGIQHAQLPLESFVKMNSRKVLAVNHVFEIILSYMEMGDWQEAFFTVLPQRKGAVPVDQNGQAVEDKEDEDSDRESDGTNTVKDNTSSMPDQQEGANEQIEA
- the LOC136967902 gene encoding uncharacterized protein isoform X1; translated protein: MSVDEFCRFCHKNLKIKGVFSQSTKIFEKTSNVKTVFDRLIDLGLTLKRSPEKSIRTCRRCTSILSRIERDLPVFRKWEEEEKQSDSSEQESAAKAADQSNWDPPASKMPRRVLHKFWPNPPDPSQTRISMSARRSITEVITHYPSSKTVCNVCHPDDAGIVNNISKKNWKTAAGLIMRHKDLVEEIKVKILELVQHECKTLCNPSHGFILWRSSPEDLKSFSFSSLESDLKRLSPFLLSIFSTATNHSLPSTCAAAAIALRGREPRMSAFSYYLNSILLHGGARKAVFKKLSKMAITTTHCHAIGKLKEFPHTCGEGLQLLEVQKEVLPTSGADGLTDSAGQDEEGIDLGGAIGTHRQRDSQLKHDLVNSSGSQAGQMCKEKRQKRRQEQSTQEEEGAEWVSRKRLRSEVQPSPLRLVVDCSFDSLMMFKDVRKLHEQIKRCYAENQRTLHPVQFYLTSLGGQLKQNMDETDKGWVNWKDITIKTEHYHEVIPREELVYLTSDSPNVLTELDDTKAYVIGGLVDHNHHKGISFERAKELGIQHAQLPLESFVKMNSRKVLAVNHVFEIILSYMEMGDWQEAFFTVLPQRKGAVPVDQNGQAVEDKEDEDSDRESDGTNTVKDNTSSMPDQQEGANEQIEAK
- the LOC136967902 gene encoding uncharacterized protein isoform X2, yielding MSVDEFCRFCHKNLKIKGVFSQSTKIFEKTSNVKTVFDRLIDLGLTLKRSPEKSIRTCRRCTSILSRIERDLPVFRKWEEEEKQSDSSEQESAAKAADQSNWDPPASKMPRRVLHKFWPNPPDPSQTRISMSARRSITEVITHYPSSKTVCNVCHPDDAGIVNNISKKNWKTAAGLIMRHKDLVEEIKVKILELVQHECKTLCNPSHGFILWRSSPEDLKSFSFSSLESDLKRLSPFLLSIFSTATNHSLPSTCAAAAIALRGREPRMSAFSYYLNSILLHGGARKAVFKKLSKMAITTTHCHAIGKLKEFPHTCGEGLQLLEVQKEVLPTSGADGLTDSAGQDEEGIDLGGAIGTHRQRDSQLKHDLVNSSGSQAGQMCKEKRQKRRQEQSTQEEEGAEWVSRKRLRSEVQPSPLRLVVDCSFDSLMMFKDVRKLHEQIKRCYAENQRTLHPVQFYLTSLGGQLKQNMDETDKGWVNWKDITIKTEHYHEVIPREELVYLTSDSPNVLTELDDTKAYVIGGLVDHNHHKGISFERAKELGIQHAQLPLESFVKMNSRKVLAVNHELLQRASGRLPVHSQCRDPYLPHLQVAE